The following proteins come from a genomic window of Peromyscus eremicus chromosome 23, PerEre_H2_v1, whole genome shotgun sequence:
- the Ccl26 gene encoding C-C motif chemokine 26 isoform X2: protein MKSPGPWTMKTVSLSSIVLLAFFLGIHLGAAAQESDKPCCLYYSHHVIPWNWVHSYEIAKGSCPQDLMVFTTKRGKFCVQPKAKWVQTYISLLEAQKHL from the exons ATGAAGAGCCCAGGCCCATGGACCATGAAGACCGTCTCTTTGAGTTCCATTGTTCTCCTGGCCTTCTTCCTCGGTATCCACCTTGGAGCTGCCGCAC AAGAAAGCGACAAGCCTTGCTGCCTCTATTACAGCCACCATGTGATCCCGTGGAACTGGGTGCACTCCTATGAGATCGCCAAAGGCAGCTGTCCCCAAGATCTCATGGT ATTCACTACAAAAAGAGGTAAATTCTGTGTGCAACCAAAGGCCAAGTGGGTGCAGACATACATTTCTTTGTTGGAAGCCCAGAAGCATCTGTGA
- the Ccl26 gene encoding C-C motif chemokine 26 isoform X1, whose protein sequence is MIAEKVLHSLIEDKIRGIQETSMKSPGPWTMKTVSLSSIVLLAFFLGIHLGAAAQESDKPCCLYYSHHVIPWNWVHSYEIAKGSCPQDLMVFTTKRGKFCVQPKAKWVQTYISLLEAQKHL, encoded by the exons ATGATTGCTGAGAAG GTACTGCACAGCCTCATAGAAGACAAGATAAGAGGAATTCAGGAGACATCTATGAAGAGCCCAGGCCCATGGACCATGAAGACCGTCTCTTTGAGTTCCATTGTTCTCCTGGCCTTCTTCCTCGGTATCCACCTTGGAGCTGCCGCAC AAGAAAGCGACAAGCCTTGCTGCCTCTATTACAGCCACCATGTGATCCCGTGGAACTGGGTGCACTCCTATGAGATCGCCAAAGGCAGCTGTCCCCAAGATCTCATGGT ATTCACTACAAAAAGAGGTAAATTCTGTGTGCAACCAAAGGCCAAGTGGGTGCAGACATACATTTCTTTGTTGGAAGCCCAGAAGCATCTGTGA